A window of the Anaerolineae bacterium genome harbors these coding sequences:
- a CDS encoding metallophosphoesterase produces the protein MRKKFLKKLQKLVDKSKVIHIDDTSKIIFFSDCHRGYGDHADDFAHNQLIFITALTHYYNKGYTYIELGDGDELWENKDFNRIKENYRTIFELFDEFHINNRLYYIWGNHNRRWKNQKKVKKEFSNIIDDKTRKKKPIFKNLKVHESLVLQYKNGKNKILVIHGHQGDCLNDECWFFGRIFVRNYWKYFQSILGIPDPTSPARNFHSMQKTDKRFKYWIDKKKIPVIIGHTHKPVFPNKGEPPYFNDGSCVHPRCITGIEISQGKIQLVKWYVDVNLNKEQKRYFYVNKRILAGPRKIEGVFIT, from the coding sequence TTGAGAAAAAAATTCCTTAAAAAATTACAGAAATTAGTAGATAAATCCAAAGTAATCCATATAGATGACACCTCTAAAATTATTTTTTTCAGCGACTGTCACCGTGGCTACGGAGACCATGCCGATGATTTTGCTCATAACCAACTGATTTTCATAACTGCTCTTACTCACTATTATAACAAAGGATATACATACATTGAACTAGGTGACGGCGATGAGTTATGGGAAAATAAAGACTTTAATAGAATAAAAGAGAATTACCGGACGATTTTTGAGCTTTTTGATGAGTTCCACATAAACAATCGGCTGTATTATATATGGGGAAATCATAACCGAAGGTGGAAAAATCAAAAAAAAGTAAAAAAAGAATTTTCAAACATAATTGATGATAAAACAAGGAAAAAAAAGCCTATCTTTAAAAATTTAAAAGTACACGAATCACTCGTTCTCCAGTATAAAAATGGCAAAAATAAGATCCTAGTGATCCATGGACATCAGGGTGATTGTCTAAACGATGAATGTTGGTTTTTTGGAAGAATTTTTGTTAGAAACTACTGGAAATATTTTCAGTCTATACTAGGAATACCTGATCCTACAAGTCCAGCGAGAAATTTCCATTCGATGCAGAAAACAGATAAGAGGTTTAAATATTGGATAGATAAGAAAAAAATACCTGTTATAATAGGTCATACACACAAACCAGTTTTTCCTAATAAGGGAGAACCTCCTTACTTTAATGATGGAAGCTGTGTGCATCCCCGCTGCATTACAGGAATAGAAATCTCTCAGGGTAAAATACAATTGGTGAAATGGTATGTGGATGTAAACTTAAATAAAGAACAGAAACGTTATTTTTATGTAAATAAAAGAATTCTTGCTGGTCCTAGAAAGATTGAAGGTGTTTTTATAACATGA